GGACTGAGTGCGCAGCGAGTACTCGATACCGCGCATCAGGTCATTGGTCTTGAGAATCAGCAGCATCTGTTGATTAACGCGGTCCAGCACGACACTGATCTGCGGCAGTAAGTTTGGAACGTTCTGCTGAAACATCTCTTTCTCGTGGGCGTCGTATCGAGTTTTACGCACGCCCGACACAATCGTCTCCCACGTTCTGCCCGATACCATGCACGCAAGCAGACCATACAAATCACCGACGCCGAGACGCGTGCAGTATTCCTTCATAGCCACTCGATCGGCGTCGAGAATAGCCAGCCACAGCTTTGAGTAGTTCCAGCGAAACTGATCGGACAGATCGGCGTAGAGACCGTGATCCAACAGCACGATCTCCGCCTGGGAGTTGCGATTGCGCACCAAGATGTTACCGGGATGCGGATCTGAGTGGACAAAGCCCTCAATGAATATCATGTGGCTGTACAGACGACCGATCTTGCTGCTGATCTCATATGGGTTCAGATGATGAGCGCGTATGTATTGTAGATCATCTATCTGCCCGCCTTCTAAAAACTCCATCGTGAGCACGCGAGATGATGACACGTCCCAGTAGATCTTTGGCACTCTCAGCCAGCTATAATTGTTGAAGAGTTTCTGCGCCTTCTCAGTGTTCTCACCCTCGAGAATGAAGTCCAGCTCCCTCGGAATGTTCTTTTTTGTCTCCCTGACCAGCCAGTTGAACTTGAAATCCGGAAACACCAGGGACGTGATACTCACTAGAGCCGACATGGTCTTGATGTCGACGTAAGAATTGCTTTTGACAGCGCGATGCTGCACCTTTACGGCCACCACGTCACCGTTTTTCAGTACAGCCCTGTGCACCTGCGCGAGGCTGGCGGTACCCAGGGGTTCTCGATCGATGCTCTGAAATATCTCGTACGGATCCCTCTTAAAATCTTCTCTGATTACGGTGAGCACGTCCTTGAATGAGGACTGTGGCGCCGAACTGTGCAGTATTTTCATGGTTTGTACGTACTCCTTAGGCAGCAGATAGTCCATCGCGCCTATATGCTGGCCCACCTTGATGTACACCCCCTTGTTAGCGCAGCAGAGCTCCAGCAGCTTCTGCGCGCCATACTTGTGAACGTTTGATTTCAGCTCCAGGTACTCCACCGATGTCTTGTTCAGCCCGCTGTTGAACAGCTCCTTTTTATAATGACGACCTATATCGAACACCGTGAGCGCGGCACGACTCAGCCGTACAATGCCGATGGCACCAATGTCATACTCGTTTACCCTGAGAGACGCCAGGGTACCCAGTCCGATTGTTCCGATAGCGGCGGCTTTGAGCAGCCTTCTTGATGTGAACATCGCCATTCGGTTGACAATTCCTGTGAGAGATCCTTTGCTTTAAGTTTGTAATGAAATTGAATTGCATAATCatcttaattgtaaaaaatctgAATCATTACGTGTAATCACGTAAGATACATACATTACAAACGTTacgtaataaaagtataataataaaattgtatgacGCACTGACCTAATACTACGGGATACGAAGTAACGATTAGGAGTCCTCATAAAATTGCGTGATACGAGAACGACGGCATCGAATCCAAACTCCGAGAAGAAATCAAACTAGCAAACTAACCTCGTCCGTAGCCTACATATCTCCCGGGGCGAGCCTCATTAGCAATCTGTGCCAAGTTTGCGTACACTTACGGCCGATAACCCGGACGTACGATACTTTCAAAGAAACGGCCACCAAACACTGAGATCAACCCGGATCTATCGGTCAACACCACGTGGATGGAACGTGTCAACAGGACGTTAGATAACCGTATAGATAATTGTAGATAACCTATAACAAGAATCATGACTCTTTTTCGGAGCAATATCACAaaactttcttgtaataattgtctctaaaataatttccaaattACGCCGTGCATAAGTAACTTTTACgaaaattgttacaattatttaaatatttaattatttttttctcgaaataaAACTATAAGATTCTAAATTGCATCATCTCTTCATCATTTGTGTATAAGTTTTAAGATGCGAagtatcttatataaaaaaattatatatcttataaaatatttgatattttattctgatttataatttaataaaatattttacctaaaagaaaaaaaaataatttctaatatatttgaaaaaaatttcattgtcattaggttttattaaaaattgcgaaaagtacattatataaaagttatttaatgtgaaatataaataacatgtaaaataatatgacactaatgttatatattataatattgggTTGGAACAAAAGGTTATAGTGgtttttaagtgaaattcaaAGCAATGTCGAAATATTTGTGTACAGATTTACTTAATTCTATATGTGTTGCTATGAACTTTTCTttcaatataatgtattatattaaattataatatttaattttaatatatatattatatgtatagaatacaaaaaataaattacaaaccTTCACAATATTCTTAAATTCACAATATTCCAAAATAGTCTTATTCACTATATTACCAgccacaatattttttttatttacattctgtTACATTTGCAATGTTATCactaacaattttaaaaaatactacttCCTGCAGCCTGCTGCATTAAcaatttctaaaaagaaaaaaatcccACGTTAATATCGTATGAGAAATAATActcttttcttcaaaaaaatacattgtGACATTCTTACTTTGAATGGCGGAACAGCGTCCACTAGTTGCAAACCCAGGCTTCTA
The Solenopsis invicta isolate M01_SB chromosome 16, UNIL_Sinv_3.0, whole genome shotgun sequence genome window above contains:
- the LOC105204786 gene encoding aarF domain-containing kinase 1; amino-acid sequence: MAMFTSRRLLKAAAIGTIGLGTLASLRVNEYDIGAIGIVRLSRAALTVFDIGRHYKKELFNSGLNKTSVEYLELKSNVHKYGAQKLLELCCANKGVYIKVGQHIGAMDYLLPKEYVQTMKILHSSAPQSSFKDVLTVIREDFKRDPYEIFQSIDREPLGTASLAQVHRAVLKNGDVVAVKVQHRAVKSNSYVDIKTMSALVSITSLVFPDFKFNWLVRETKKNIPRELDFILEGENTEKAQKLFNNYSWLRVPKIYWDVSSSRVLTMEFLEGGQIDDLQYIRAHHLNPYEISSKIGRLYSHMIFIEGFVHSDPHPGNILVRNRNSQAEIVLLDHGLYADLSDQFRWNYSKLWLAILDADRVAMKEYCTRLGVGDLYGLLACMVSGRTWETIVSGVRKTRYDAHEKEMFQQNVPNLLPQISVVLDRVNQQMLLILKTNDLMRGIEYSLRTQSRMSSMIEMSACCVRSVYGEKLRQCSSTWDRCRVLLAERWSLLKLSVYYTYLGLINFDLNRSVESLWTKDFYLE